In Streptomyces sp. NBC_01426, one genomic interval encodes:
- a CDS encoding sigma-70 family RNA polymerase sigma factor has protein sequence MNDGGPEESGGAVGLPSRRRQPTPMTQWDPPARLSYWAFHTNRRPAYMRFAYLQLGSDAAAEDAVDATFDTLMNDWLRMLHMDRLDAYAWTVLKQRIVDRQHRRVPCPRPMDISAFEAALKEAHCDQYEVLTDTIRFYSAVSRLAERQRDTVMLRYGLQCTPGEAASVMGVDEATVRSQLGQAHRRLARLLDASVES, from the coding sequence GTGAACGATGGCGGACCGGAGGAGTCCGGCGGGGCCGTGGGGCTGCCGAGCCGGCGACGGCAGCCGACTCCGATGACCCAGTGGGATCCGCCCGCGCGCCTGTCGTACTGGGCCTTCCACACCAACCGGCGGCCCGCCTACATGCGGTTCGCCTATCTCCAGCTGGGCTCCGACGCCGCCGCCGAGGACGCGGTCGACGCCACCTTCGACACGCTTATGAACGACTGGCTCCGCATGCTGCACATGGACCGCCTGGACGCCTACGCCTGGACCGTCCTCAAACAACGGATCGTCGATCGGCAGCACCGGCGCGTCCCGTGCCCCCGGCCGATGGACATCAGCGCCTTCGAGGCGGCGCTCAAGGAAGCCCACTGCGACCAGTACGAGGTGCTGACCGACACCATCCGCTTCTACTCGGCCGTCTCGCGGCTCGCCGAGCGGCAGCGGGACACCGTGATGCTGCGGTACGGGCTCCAGTGCACGCCCGGGGAAGCCGCCTCGGTGATGGGTGTCGACGAGGCCACGGTCCGCTCGCAGCTCGGCCAGGCGCACCGTCGACTCGCCCGGCTGCTCGACGCGTCCGTCGAGTCATGA